The Verrucomicrobiota bacterium nucleotide sequence CAGATCAGCGCGGACTCACGTCCGCGGCTACGCAATTGCTTTACACGCGCCGCAGGGCCTGGATCAGCGCATTGATCGTATTCAAGATCGTGCCCACCTCCCATTGCGTCGGGGGATCGCTCACGACGAAATCCATCGGCATCACGCCGTTGCTGTTCGCGCTGCTGTTGGCGATGAGGGCTGCGCTGAGGTTGCTCAGGGCTTCCGCCAACTGGGTGGCGGTGACGACGCTCGCCTGGAGGGCGGCGACTTGCGCCTCCAGCGCGGCAATGCGGGCGCTTTTATCATCATCCAGGGCCTTGAGGGCGTTGAATTGGGCGCGCAACTCGGCGGCGTCAATCTCAGTATGTTCGACGGGCTTATTAGGATCAAATGGCATAACAATTTATGGTTCTGGTTTATAGTTTCACGGGCAACGCGACTAAAAAACGTTATATCGACGATCAAGTCAAGTAGGACCATATCAAGAAATGATAAATTAATGCTTGCCTCAAAGACTACGCTTGGGTAAATCAGCCTGCGTCAGCCAAAAAAGTAACAAAAATAACATTAACCATAAACGAACTATGGCCCGATACAATGAGGCGCTTTTCAATTCGGGAGTGCGCTATAACGAGCCAGCAAAGCAAAAAACAAATATGGAACATAATCTAGTCGAAGGAACGATTACCACCCAGGCCGAGGCCGCGATTGACGCCGCCATCGAAACCATCCGCACCAACCTGCCGATCCTGATCAATTTGACGCCGACCGAGCGGCGGCGTTTGCCGCACGTCACCCCCGCCTCGCAAGGCATCCTGGAACAGGCGCGGCTGTTCGTCCGGAATCACCCCGCAGCCATCAGTGGCGAGTTTGATCTGGCCGCGTTTGATGCGGACATCGCGCTGCAAGTGCCGTGGACGCGGGTGTTCAACAAACTGATGTCCCTGTACGAAGATGCCAACGACACGAACCTGGCCTTGAACGCCGACCTGTACCATGCGCTGCTGGCGATCTACGCCGGGGCCAAGGTCGCCAACCGGGATGGTGCCTACGATGCCGAACTGGCCCTCATCCGGGCATTCTTCGCCCGTCCGCGCCGTCCAAAGCCCGCCGACACGACCCCCACGAAGCCGACAACCTAAGCGGACGCATCGCCAAATTACTCGGAGCACCACCAAACCGGGCGGAACCACCGCCCGGTTTTGCTTTATGGACGCCTAAATTACCCGAATTATCACGCTAATCGGTCGAATATCTGCCTAAATTACCCGCCCGTTTGGCAAAATTACTCGCCCATCCGGGTAAATTTGGCGGTCATCCGAGTAAATTACCCGCTCATCCGGGTAAATTAGGCGCTCGATCTCAAAATTACCCGCCCATCCGGCAAATTTAGGCGCTCGATTGCAGCGTTAGCCGCCCATCCGGGTAATTTAGCCGCCCGTCCGGGTAAATTTGACGGTCATTTGGCAAAATTACGCGCCCATCCGGCTAATTTACAGGTACTTACGGGAAAAATTGCGAAAAACAGCAAAAACCGGGGATTCCCGGCTTTAATGGCGGGCGTTAAAGTAGACTCTGGCACCTATTGGGTATCTTTCCAAGGGTTATGCCCCATTACCGTTATGACGCCTCTGCTTATTTCTTCTTCGGGGGAATTGGAATATCCCTGGCTTCAACAATCAGTAGGGGTTTCACCATTTTCCCACACATCTGTGATGATTTGTGCTGAGGGGTTCCCTTTTTCCCAGAGGCTCCGCTAAAATTTTCTAAGCCACCTTCTCGATTATTGGCCACCTCGGCTGATGACTTTTTGGGTTTGTTGGAGGAATTGCTCATAGAATTATAAATAAATAGGTAATTACTTTTTTACCGGTGGTATTGGTAATGGCCTAGCTGGTGAACTTGGAACATTCTTCCGTTCAGGAATGTTAATTGGTCGGGTGGGGACTTGCGGCTGCGGCCTTGGTGGCTGCGGCTGCGGCCTTGGTGGCTGAGGAGGGCGTATTGGTTGAGGTCGTGGTTCGTTGCTCATTTGTTTTTATTTGGTTGTTTGTTATGTTGTTGGTGCTTGCGGGTAAACTTTTTTGTTCATGGCTCAGGTTGTTTGTAACGAAAACAGTCATGGAAATTAATCCGAATAAAAAGGCAATACCTGAAACCAAATTCAAAATTGGTATTGCTTTGCCATAATTCCCTCTTAGCTTCTTTTCGCTTTTAATACCTTTTTGCCAAAGTCTTTGAGCATTGCGCATGGCCAGATGGGCGAAATAAAAGGAGCTAAGCGTGGAGGCCAATGAAATAACCCAAAAAATCCAGGCACAAATCAGGCAACAGCTAAACTGAATTTGTTCTGTTCTGATAATATCTTTTAAAAACGCAAACGATAACGCAAAAGCTCCCCCAGCAAGCGTCAGAACGGTTTTATCGAATTGATCTATCGCATGATATTCGTTCTCGCGAAGAAGATTAAGATAACTATCAGATGCGTTGTTTTCAGATTGTTCTGGTGCTTGGTCCGTTTGAGGCGAATTTGGTGTGCTATTTGGAATTGAAACTTGCTGTTTTTTACCTTGGTTTTGTTTGCTCATAAAGTTCGATCCCACATTTTACGGCGTCCTCATGCCAGCTTCTTCGCCAGATGTTGTTCCAGAATCTCCTTTACCGGCAGGGAGCGATTCAAGCCGCTCGCGTTTTTGGTGCTTTGGTAGTTGGTTTAGACTTTTTTGGTTTGGATTTTCTAGAAGACTGGTCTTCAACGTTTGTACGAGTTGTCGTTGCCCTCGTGGATGCCACTTTTTTACGTTTACGTGCCGATTTGATTGTTTGGGGCGGATTTATTCTGTACGGCGGTGGTTCTTCGGTCATTACCCATTCATAGTCCATCCACCCCAAGTCGCGGCCAATCAGCAGTTCGGTCATTTCCGCATGATGCGTGTTTTTCATGGCCACCGTTTTGGTTTGAAACCCATGCCGTGCGGCAAGGGCTACCACCTCGGGAGCATTGTCGTAGGTAATCAGGAAATCTCCGGCCAGTTCCCCACATTGTTGGAAAAGGCGTTCGTGATCTATTTCAGAATGGGTGTAAAGACGGCTGCCAGCGCGCTTGCCACCAGCGGTATAAGGGGGATCAATAAAAAAGACAGTGTCATGGGACAGCCGGTATTGGTTCATTACGGCAAAAGCGTCTCCATTTATAAATTGAATACGGTCAGTAACCATTCCAATGGCCCTGATACGATGGGCAATGGTCTTCGCATACCAGCGGGAAGATACGCCTTTCCCGTTTTCTCCATGCTTTAACACTCCAGCACCGGCAGCAAGGATTCCACCATGCGCCGTGCGGTTGCGAAGAATGGTTTGAAAGGCCAATTCACGGCGGGATTCCGGAGGTCTTAGAAGTTCAGCATTGAGGTTTTCTAAAGACATTTCAAAATGCTGAATCCTTGCAGCGAGCCATCCAGCACCGTCTGAAAGGATTGTTTCCCAAACTGCCGCAACTTGATCATCGAGTTCGACTAGAATGACCCGTTGGGCCAGATTTTCCATGGCTGCCGTCAAACCGATAATGCCCCCGCCTGCAAATGTTTCAATTAACAGTTGCGGTGGACGTATTTTGCTGGCGAGCCAGCGGCGAAAAAGTGGAACCAGCCAAGTTTTTCCTCCAGGATAACGGAAAGGACTTCGCTGTGGCACAGAGGCGACATTCACTGGCGAATCCAGCGGGACATCCATCAAAGCATCCGCGAATAAATATGTCTGAGTCATACCAGTATCACCCAAAAGGAATTTCAATGGTTCTATTGGAAGGTGATGTTTCGAGCTTTTCATCCACCTTTGTTTGCAGCTCTCGGATGAAATCTTCCATCTTGCCGGGATTGGATTTGGTAATTTGCGCCAAAGCTGGCTCGAACTTGGTATAGACAGTTTTGTGGAGAAATAGTTGATGCGGCGTCCCAGGCTTTTTGGACAATTTTAAATCATATATCAACCAAGCAATATCAGCTTCCTGTTTCGGTACTTCCGGCAGTTTGGGAAGCGTGCGAAAGAAACCAGTGTTTAGCGCAACGGCAGACTTCTTCTTCCAAGCATTCAAGATTCCACCCTTGAATATGATTTGAGGTGCCAATCTCTTTCGCGAGGAGGAAAGATAATCAGGTCTTGGATAATTTACTTCCTCGGTCCAATCCATAGCTGCGCGTTTGGCTGGATTGCTCATATAGGACTCGAAAGGATTTCGGACATTTCCAGAAATATAAACCGCTTGGACTTCCAAAGCGCCAAAATCATAAACCGCACCAGCGTTATTATAGGCACAAAGCACGACGTCAATATTCCCAGCAGAGCCACCATGAGCATCTTTGAGCCGTACTTCTGTGAGGGTTGTCCATTTGGCCTCGGAACCGAAAAAGAAATTGGCAGCGTCTTCAGCGATCATCCAGTCCTGGCGAAAGCGCACAGGGCATGTTATGGCAATATCATCACCGTCAACAACGCTACAAACACCAAGCGGGTTCTGCGCTTTGTCTTTGGTGCAGTTGGGCACTTTGTTATTGAAAGGGCAGAGACTGTTCTTGCGGTGACGTTCTGCCAGGGCACTCACGTCACTGCTTGGAAAACCAAAGACTTCCACTAATGGATTTTTATGTTTCATGAATAGCTGGTCAGCGGCGCACAGCCTCTCCGGGGTATAGTTCAGCACGGAGTGGCCCGGCGGACATCTCCTCGCCGAGATCTTTTTTTAACTTCGCTTGCTTGACCATGTGGCGAGAGTAAAGGAAACCGCCGCGCCGGGTCAATGCTGCGATGAGTTCCTGCTGGATGGCCAGTTGGTCCTGCTCACCCCGTTTGGGCCAGATGCCGGGTTCACAGATTTGTTAATCGTTGGGTTGTGGTAAAATGAATGACACCTGGCTTTTATCTTAACTTCCTGTCGTGAAAACTTCGGGCTCCCGATGGCGATCACGATTAAAGGTAAACACCACCGCCGACAATACCGCCAAACCACCCAAGACATACGCGGCGGACAGGGTGGAGAAACCGTAGCCCAAGCCCTTGCCCGCCGGGAATGATTCCCGAAAGCGGCCCAGCATCCAGGGCGAAAGCGACCCGACCAGGAACGCCAACATTACAGTAATGCCGATGGCGGAGGCGCGATGCCGGGGGGCAATGACTTCAAAAAGGGCCGCGTGGGTATTGGCCTCGTAGAGTCCCCGGAATAGGCCAAAGCCCGCCATGGTGCCGCAGGCCAGCCAAAGGGTATCCGCCTGGCCCATGTAGAAAATGATGGGCGCGCCCAACAACATGGCGGTGCACATCATTTGCGGGCGAAACACCGGACGCGTGGTCGCCATGTAATCGGAAAGCCGTCCGCCAATGAGAATGCCAACCAGCGCCGCGACGTGATGATAAAACATTGCATAACCGCCCGCCTTCGTCAGGGAGAGGCCAAAGCGTTCCTGAAGAAACACCGGCGCCCAGACCACATAGGCGTTGTTCACAAAGACGATGGCGGTGAACCCGGTCGTCAACAGCAGCGCGGAGGGCGAGCGAAAGACCACGCCCAAGGATTGCCAAACCGTTTCCCGTTCAACCACAGCCGGCGTGCCTGGAGTTTCAGCCGCCGCCGGATTTTGCAGCCGCCACATCAAGATCATGCCCAGCACAATGCCGCCACCGCCAAAGAGGTAGAAGGCCGAACGCCATCCCCAGCGTTCAGCGATGTAGCCCCCCAGGAAGCCGCTCACCATCACGCCGATGTACAGCGAGGATTGGTGGATGGACAAGGCAAAGGCGCGCGTCCGCGTATGGTGCTCGGCCAACAGCGGATAGGCGGCAGGCGCATAAAACGATTCGCCCCCGGCGGTGGCGATGCTGCGGAATAGAATCAACCCCATCAACCCGCCCGCCATGCCGGTACACATGGTCGCCGCGCTCCAAAACATCAGGCTGCCGATGATGATGCGCTTCTTGTTCCAGACATCACCCAGATAGCCCGCTACCGGCATCATCACTGCCAGCATGGCAAACAGCACGGTGCCGACCAAACCGAGCTGGCTATCGGTCAGTTGCAGGTCCGTCTTGATGGCGGACAGCACCACGCCAAAGATGGCCCGGTCTCCTTGATGGAAGAAAAAGGCGCAGAATAGCAGGGCGAGCAATTCCCACTTGTAATGCTTGTGGGGAGGATGGGAATTCATAGTTTCACACATCAATGTCTGCCGGGAACAACTGCGCAGAACAACCGCCATCCACGACCACCCGGCTGCCATTGATGCGGGCCGCCTGATCCGAAGCCAGGAACAGCACCACATCCGCCACTTGTTGTGCTGTGGATTCAGCCCCAAGCGGCACATTCGCACGGCGGCGTTGGGTCTGTTCCGGGCTGAGCTTGTTCCAACGCGTGGTGTGGATGTACCCGGGTGCCACCGTATTGACACGGATTCCGTTGGGTCCCAACTCCACGGCCAGCGCGCGAGTCAATGCCTCCACCGCCCCTTTGGAGGTAATGTACGCACTCATCTTGCGGATGGCGCGTTCGGAAGTATTCGAGCTGAGATTGATAATCGCCCCCCTGCCCTGTTTCACCATCATGCGGGCGGCAAGCTGGGAGCATTGAAACAACCCGTAAAGATTCGCACGCAATACCTGATCCAGCAACTCCATGGGCGTATCCACAAAGCTGTATCCCAAGCCATGCAGCGCCGCGTTGTTGACCAATACATCCAGACGGTCACTCTGTTTGTAAATATGCGCGAACATGGCTTCCACAGCCGAAGCATTCGCCAAATCCGCTGCCACCGGGATGACGGTTCCCCCGGTGTTGGCGCGCAGACTGGCCGCCGCCTGTTCCAATTCTGTTCCGGCGAGGTCGTTGACATACACCGTGCCACCCTCGGCGGAAAATTGCCGGGCGATTTCGTAGCCGGTATGCGTGGCAGCGCCGGTCACCAGGACATGCTGGTCTTTGAATCTCATGATTTCTTCTCCGGTGACGGTTCAAAATACGAGGTGGCATTAGCGGGACGGATTTGCGTCAGCGCGCCCGAATAATGCCGCAGGTCACGCGGCTGATACGCATGCGCCGCCATGGCTGGAATATTGAGATCAATCCCCAATCCCGGCGCATCCGGTATGAACATGCAACCGTCCTCGAAGCGCACTTTCTCCGTGCTGATTTCACGGCGATGCGGCACATCCGTGGCCATGGTTTCGAGTAAGAAAAAGTTGGGAGTGCAGGCGGCGATTTGCAGGGTGGCGGCGTTGGCCACCGGCCCGGAGGGATTGTGCGGGCACACGGGAATATGATGCGCCTCAGCCATGGCCGCAATCTTGCGCAACTCCCCGATCCCACCCACATGACTGACATCCGGCTGAATGAAGTCCGCGCAGCGCAAACCCAGGTAATTTCGGAAATCCCAGCGGCTATAGAGCCGTTCCCCACCCGCGATGGGCACCTTAACCCGGCGTTTGATCTCAGCCAATCCCTCTGGATTATCCGGCGGAATGGGCTCTTCAAACCAAGTGATGTCAAAATCCGCCAGCGCATGGGCAATGCGAATAGCAGTGGGCACATTGAAACGGCCATGGCCCTCAATTAAAATATCCACATCCGGTCCCACCGCCTCAACGACCGCCTGAACACATGCAATGGCATCGCGCAAAACGCTTTTGGGGATATTCATGTATGAGGAGCCGAAAGGATCCCACTTCAGCCCGCGAAAACCCTGGGCCTTGGCCAGCTTTGCCTTCTCGGCAAACTCATCCGGCCGTACGGCAGGGGCAAACCAGCCGTTGGCGTAGCAAGGAACCCGATCACGCACCTGGCCTCCCAACAATTGCCACACGGGCACCCCCAGCGCCTTGCCCTTGATGTCCCACAGGGCCATTTCCACCCCGGCCAACGCGCTCATCAACACCGGACCGCCACGCCAATACGCATCGCGATAAGCATCGTGCCAGAACGCCTCAATATTAAACGGGTCCTTACCCACCAGGTATCGTTCAAGTTCCCGGCAGGCTTGGGCGACGGTTAACTCGCGCATTTCCAAGGTGGCCTCACCCACCCCGTACAGTCCCGCATCCGTCAGTACCCTCACGAACACCCAGTTCGTGCGGTAGGCGTGGCAGATATGAGTCTCAATCGCTGTGACTTTCATAGTATTTTCCAAGTATAGCCATGGTCGTCAGTAAAATGCGACTGGCAAATTACGACAATCGATTGTTGTCCATCAAATGCCGGGAGGTCGTCGTTCGCACCTCGACGGACTGGCTGCCACCGGTACATCCCAGCGTGAAGGCCGCCACGGAAATCATGCGAGCCTCCTTCCAGCAGCCTATTGGCACGGATCAAATACTTGTTGTGGGGCTCTTCCATTTGAGCTTGCCATGCGGGCGAAACACCGCATAATCAATGCTGTTCGATGAATACGATACAACTTTTCGCCGCCTTTTGAAACTCGCGGTATGGAGGGGAAAATTGCAGGGATGCAATACTCCTTGCAACGTATTGTAATAGAAATTTGGTTGGGCGCTTGGCGCAGTGGTTAGCGCGTCTCGTTTACACAAAGATTTAGGCACTTAGCCCCATTTTCCCCCGAATGGCCAGACGTTTAATTCCCCGGTAAAACAGGCTTTTTTTGAAAGTTTACAGGGACAGGAATGGCCAGCAATAGCCCAACTTTTTGGCGTTGGGGGTGACAAACGGGGGTGACAACTATTTTCCCGCCTTTAAACCTAAAGCTATAGGCGCGGCACAAAGCACAATACAAGAGCCTCTAAGATGGCAAGCAAGGCGATTGCAAGCACGGTAGCAAGCACGGTGCAAGCATGGTGCAAAGGGCGGGGAAGGGAAGCAAAACAATAGGGCATATAGTTTTTATCATATCAAATTCAAATTGATTTCACATAGTAGGCAAAAACAGTGTAACTCTAATAGCAGGATAAAAAGAGAAAATGAAACCACATACAAGCGGCCAAACTTATGCCAGCATGGCGGGAAAACCTTGGGGAACCTTGGGGAATCTGGCGCGGAACCTTACAGGGTGAACCATGGAAAGGCGCAAAGACTCACGCTAAAAACTCATGCTAAAGAATAATGCCAAAGACTCTTGCCGTGATTCATGCGGGGAATCATGCGGAGAACCATATCAAAACCAATCGGGGGCATAACTTAACAAACCGGGGGCAAAAAGTAACCAATCGGGGGAACGGTAGGGAAAATTGGAACAAGGACAGGAACAACCACAGGAACAACATCAAGAGACCATAACGGGGCGAACACAGAGCCCTAGACATAGAGGCGCGGCCAAGAGCTGACAGGCGCGGCCAAGAGCCCAACCATGAAAAATCTAGGTAAGTAAGGCGGTAAGCAAGGCGGCAAGCAGCGACAAGCAAAGCGTCAAGCAAGGCGTCAAGCAAGGCGTCTGGATATAGGGGCTTGGGTGTTTTATGATGGTTTTGGATATTTTGCCTTAGCTACCCTATTAGCTTAGGATGATACGAAAAAACACCCCGGAATCATTTGCAAATTGTACTTGGGAACCATTGAAAACCATTGAAAACCATTGAAAACCATTGAAAACCCTTGGAACACCTAAAAAACACTTCAAATTCTCTATATATTGTACTAATCAAACACAATACCACAATAAGGAGGGTTTATAATTTAAAAAAATAAATCTCATAGGTAAAAGGCGGTGATGGCACCCGCCAACCATTCAAAGGATAACAATTTTGAAATCTGTTTATTTTTATTCCTGCCCTAATTTGCTCCCTTGCATTCCAGACAAACGCCCAGACAAACAAACCAAGTCAACAACTCATAATTAAGTATAAGACTTAACCCGGCTATTCCTTCTATAAGTACGCCAGCACTAATCCCCAACAAAACGCACCACAAAACAACAGCCAAGCGAGCCATAATAAATAAAAGGGCAAATCAATTATCATCACTCAATATTTTTTTACCCCCGCCGCCCCCGGAAAATAAAAGAGATTCCTTAACCCACTACCCCCCCCCCATAGGGACAGCCAGACATGCACACACATGAACACACAGGCACACACACACAAACAAACAAAACAAACGCCAACAATACCAGCTATACCAATCATACCCAACTTACCCAACATGCTAACCATATCAGCACGCCAGCAACGCCAGCAACGCCAGCCAGCCAACCGGCGAAACAAACAAAAAAGCCCCAAAGTTTCACTACAAAAATAAGGGGCGCTAGCCTCTGTGGTGTAATATGAAAAAAGCAGAGGCGTTACAAAAGATAAGCGGCTTTAAAAAATAGGCACGGCCCTTGTTATATTGGCAATATCAGGGTGCATATCCTTGGTATCATTAGCACGTATGAAAACATCGGGCAGCTTATAGGTTTGATACAACATTTTTGAAGTTGGCTTGCCCGTTAGGATG carries:
- a CDS encoding MFS transporter, which encodes MNSHPPHKHYKWELLALLFCAFFFHQGDRAIFGVVLSAIKTDLQLTDSQLGLVGTVLFAMLAVMMPVAGYLGDVWNKKRIIIGSLMFWSAATMCTGMAGGLMGLILFRSIATAGGESFYAPAAYPLLAEHHTRTRAFALSIHQSSLYIGVMVSGFLGGYIAERWGWRSAFYLFGGGGIVLGMILMWRLQNPAAAETPGTPAVVERETVWQSLGVVFRSPSALLLTTGFTAIVFVNNAYVVWAPVFLQERFGLSLTKAGGYAMFYHHVAALVGILIGGRLSDYMATTRPVFRPQMMCTAMLLGAPIIFYMGQADTLWLACGTMAGFGLFRGLYEANTHAALFEVIAPRHRASAIGITVMLAFLVGSLSPWMLGRFRESFPAGKGLGYGFSTLSAAYVLGGLAVLSAVVFTFNRDRHREPEVFTTGS
- a CDS encoding DNA adenine methylase; the encoded protein is MKSSKHHLPIEPLKFLLGDTGMTQTYLFADALMDVPLDSPVNVASVPQRSPFRYPGGKTWLVPLFRRWLASKIRPPQLLIETFAGGGIIGLTAAMENLAQRVILVELDDQVAAVWETILSDGAGWLAARIQHFEMSLENLNAELLRPPESRRELAFQTILRNRTAHGGILAAGAGVLKHGENGKGVSSRWYAKTIAHRIRAIGMVTDRIQFINGDAFAVMNQYRLSHDTVFFIDPPYTAGGKRAGSRLYTHSEIDHERLFQQCGELAGDFLITYDNAPEVVALAARHGFQTKTVAMKNTHHAEMTELLIGRDLGWMDYEWVMTEEPPPYRINPPQTIKSARKRKKVASTRATTTRTNVEDQSSRKSKPKKSKPTTKAPKTRAA
- a CDS encoding NotI family restriction endonuclease; this encodes MKHKNPLVEVFGFPSSDVSALAERHRKNSLCPFNNKVPNCTKDKAQNPLGVCSVVDGDDIAITCPVRFRQDWMIAEDAANFFFGSEAKWTTLTEVRLKDAHGGSAGNIDVVLCAYNNAGAVYDFGALEVQAVYISGNVRNPFESYMSNPAKRAAMDWTEEVNYPRPDYLSSSRKRLAPQIIFKGGILNAWKKKSAVALNTGFFRTLPKLPEVPKQEADIAWLIYDLKLSKKPGTPHQLFLHKTVYTKFEPALAQITKSNPGKMEDFIRELQTKVDEKLETSPSNRTIEIPFG
- a CDS encoding SDR family oxidoreductase — translated: MRFKDQHVLVTGAATHTGYEIARQFSAEGGTVYVNDLAGTELEQAAASLRANTGGTVIPVAADLANASAVEAMFAHIYKQSDRLDVLVNNAALHGLGYSFVDTPMELLDQVLRANLYGLFQCSQLAARMMVKQGRGAIINLSSNTSERAIRKMSAYITSKGAVEALTRALAVELGPNGIRVNTVAPGYIHTTRWNKLSPEQTQRRRANVPLGAESTAQQVADVVLFLASDQAARINGSRVVVDGGCSAQLFPADIDV
- the dgoD gene encoding galactonate dehydratase, whose translation is MKVTAIETHICHAYRTNWVFVRVLTDAGLYGVGEATLEMRELTVAQACRELERYLVGKDPFNIEAFWHDAYRDAYWRGGPVLMSALAGVEMALWDIKGKALGVPVWQLLGGQVRDRVPCYANGWFAPAVRPDEFAEKAKLAKAQGFRGLKWDPFGSSYMNIPKSVLRDAIACVQAVVEAVGPDVDILIEGHGRFNVPTAIRIAHALADFDITWFEEPIPPDNPEGLAEIKRRVKVPIAGGERLYSRWDFRNYLGLRCADFIQPDVSHVGGIGELRKIAAMAEAHHIPVCPHNPSGPVANAATLQIAACTPNFFLLETMATDVPHRREISTEKVRFEDGCMFIPDAPGLGIDLNIPAMAAHAYQPRDLRHYSGALTQIRPANATSYFEPSPEKKS